In Antennarius striatus isolate MH-2024 chromosome 8, ASM4005453v1, whole genome shotgun sequence, a single window of DNA contains:
- the fhdc1 gene encoding FH2 domain-containing protein 1, whose protein sequence is MSSPSSSNEPESCSSEGSSGGPSSSVATSDPPPMSAHAHSAPPSLGNAPVASKHPAPPPPPLPPPPPGVPPPPPPPPPATSSCSHSGRKKRRVRSFFWKPIPEEKVRGKPNIWTMAVRQHQYQIDVRSVEELFGQQEEAAAAAAAGGRGTAPAAGASTGLSRSRSFKDSSKDEISILDSKRGMNVGIFLKQFKKSNRSIVEDIRRGEGKIYGAELLKDLLKLLPDAEEIKKLQAFKGDPDKLTLVDSFMHLLIQVPRFEVRIEAMVLREEFFPSCAVMSHEIDVVRIATQELMNCEELHAILHLVLQAGNIMNAGGYAGNAFGFKLSSLLSLADTKANKPGMNLLHFVAMEAKKKDEKLLKFPENLQDVQSASRVSVENIEVEFSSLYVRIKSLEEKIQGDQELLQQLEPFLQGSARTLQDLKRRRMDLRKEGNTLIDFFCEDKDTFKLDECFRIFQDFCNKFKKAVKDNHDRELKEAARQRRLRELEEKRFAWSALDQSGVFGRSSSENDVEMLTKEGLLDFLQQRSQSPNSPLGRSASARRHRHTVTSVADRELRGYLELYGGTGNPGDYSKFNSLPRSGRSVHRRTTPWILDQDDNRELGGERRVTSPCAETEPISPLARFSSSGRNPSDPYINNNIYSSVSEGSALPNSCYVFEKSPHQPNPTINSHMNVSVEKHTLVRGPQPFDLPSPNNNSNHMHFFNQGDVAVSDLERERQPPPSNLDNLLRSKASEEGAGPAAACEGKIDPSTQAGISPEREREEDNSTVSSTTCDTPLPLDTVSSKQPLFYVLDCTETDCSVALDYSEIESSSQTKDGPFRIPRCTADRENQENPNSFSSNLGSVSPIDQSVSTNELSAPKRVDASSMTANADEWDTESCDTAEGKQCREKDAARGVRKPPHAKSKASKASNAGGGGGRGVRTLTSSESQGLRKVVPIGKLTRTGSSKRAQTHDGAELSRRPLRDQSTPARGRMEKTARPLRHSSVPPDESKGQRGSNLTTSRWGRDSTPRKASIHKPSAKPLRNIPKPAPEEKMCRSTMRALALSQGQARPTASSENSSSNALSTKNTSDVPGFARNTVASCSRNKKEAGALSVPSTPSRSPSLRGRQTPAKQNKPSPAVQSSEERHQGTNLRRVQSVKATSRSSYRSETPPPPPAKQDFQKSNSFSEKSAQSRDSVTPGRNAKPSWK, encoded by the exons ATGAGTAGCCCGTCTTCCTCCAATGAGCCCGAGAGCTGCAGCAGCGAGGGAAGCAGCGGCGGCCCGTCGTCCTCCGTCGCCACCTCCGACCCGCCCCCCATGTCCGCGCACGCCCACAGCGCCCCGCCTTCCCTGGGTAACGCCCCCGTCGCCTCAAAGCACCCAGCTCCCCCGCCTCCTCCGCTGCCACCCCCGCCTCCAGGGGTGCCCCCGCCTCCGCCACCTCCGCCCCCGGCGACCTCGTCCTGCAGCCACAGCGGGAGGAAGAAGCGGCGCGTCCGCAGCTTCTTCTGGAAGCCCATCCCGGAGGAGAAGGTCCGGGGGAAGCCCAACATCTGGACGATGGCGGTGAGGCAGCATCAGTACCAGATCGACGTGCGCTCCGTGGAGGAGCTGTTCggacagcaggaggaggcggccgccgccgccgccgccggaggGCGCGGGACGGCGCCGGCGGCCGGCGCTTCGACGGGTCTGTCCAGGTCGCGATCCTTCAAGGACAGCAGCAAGGATGAG ATCAGCATCCTTGACTCCAAGCGGGGGATGAATGTGGGCATCTTCCTGAAGCAGTTCAAAAA GTCCAACCGCTCTATTGTTGAGGACATAAGGCGAGGAGAAGGAAAGATCTACGGAGCAGAGCTGCTTAAAgacctgctgaagctgctgcccgaTGCAGAGGAG ATAAAGAAGCTTCAGGCGTTTAAAGGAGACCCAGACAAGCTGACGCTGGTGGATTCATTCATGCACCTCCTCATCCAAGTGCCTCG GTTCGAAGTTCGGATCGAGGCCATGGTCCTCCGCGAAGAATTCTTCCCATCCTGCGCCGTGATGAGTCACGAAATCGATGTGGTGCGCATCGCCACTCAAG AGCTGATGAACTGTGAGGAGCTTCATGCCATCCTGCATCTCGTCCTGCAGGCTGGAAACATCATGAATGCA GGTGGCTACGCAGGCAACGCTTTCGGATTCAAGCTATCGTCCCTGCTCTCATTGGCCGACACCAAGGCCAACAAACCGGGGATGAACCTGCTGCACTTTGTTGCCATG GAGGCAAAGAAAAAAGACGAGAAGCTGCTAAAGTTTCCAGAGAACCTTCAGGATGTCCAGAGCGCCTCCAG GGTCTCCGTGGAAAACATCGAAGTGGAGTTTTCCTCCTTGTACGTTCGGATCAAATCCCTGGAGGAGAAGATTCAAGGAgaccaggagctgctgcagcagctggaacCCTTTCTGCAG GGTTCAGCTCGGACGCTTCAGGACCTGAAGAGACGCAGGATGGATCTGAGGAAAGAGGGAAACACTCTCATCGATTTCTTTTGTGAAGACAAGGACACCTTTAAGCTGGACGAGTGCTTCCGCATCTTCCAAGACTTTTGCAACAAGTTCAAGAAAGCTGTCAAG gACAACCACGACCGCGAGCTGAAGGAAGCAGCCCGACAACGTCGTCTGAGGGAATTGGAAGAAAAGCGTTTCGCTTGGTCGGCGTTAGATCAGAGCGGCGTATTCGGTCGCAGCAGCAGCGAGAACGACGTGGAGATGCTCACCAAGGAAGGCCTGCTGGACTTCCTCCAGCAGAGGTCGCAGAGTCCCAACAGCCCCCTGGGACGCTCGGCTAGCGCCCGCCGCCACCGTCACACGGTGACGTCCGTGGCCGACCGAGAACTGAGGGGATACCTGGAGCTTTACGGAGGCACTGGGAATCCCGGAGACTATTCCAAGTTTAACAGCCTACCTCGTTCGGGCCGCAGCGTTCATCGGAGAACCACGCCCTGGATCTTGGATCAGGACGACAACCGCGAGCTGGGCGGCGAGAGGCGGGTGACGTCTCCGTGCGCGGAAACCGAACCCATCAGCCCTCTGGCCAGATTCTCCTCCTCGGGGAGGAATCCTAGCGATCCGTACATCAAcaataatatttattcatctgtgtCAGAGGGCAGCGCTCTGCCTAATTCCTGTTATGTCTTCGAGAAGTCCCCCCATCAACCCAACCCAACGATTAACAGCCACATGAATGTTAGTGTGGAGAAGCACACGTTAGTTCGGGGTCCTCAACCTTTTGACCTTCCGAGTCCGAACAATAACAGCAATCACATGCATTTTTTCAATCAGGGGGACGTCGCGGTGTCCGATTTGGAACGGGAGAGGCAGCCGCCTCCTTCAAACCTGGACAACCTCCTTCGTAGCAAGGCTTCGGAAGAAGGAGCAGGACCCGCGGCAGCCTGCGAAGGAAAAATAGATCCTTCCACCCAGGCTGGGATctctccagagagagagagagaagaagataaCAGTACAGTTTCCTCGACAACCTGCGACACACCCCTCCCTCTGGACACCGTCTCCAGTAAGCAACCACTGTTCTACGTACTGGACTGCACCGAAACCGACTGCTCCGTCGCTCTGGACTACTCCGAGATCGAAAGCTCGTCTCAAACAAAAGACGGACCTTTCAGGATCCCTCGCTGCACCGCGGATCGGGAGAACCAAGAAAATCCAAACTCTTTCTCCTCTAATTTGGGCTCCGTGTCTCCCATCGATCAGTCCGTTTCAACCAACGAGCTTTCAGCCCCGAAACGCGTGGACGCCTCATCGATGACCGCTAACGCTGACGAGTGGGACACGGAGAGCTGCGACACGGCCGAAGGAAAGCAATGTCGAGAGAAAGACGCGGCGAGAGGCGTGAGAAAACCGCCGCACGCGAAAAGCAAAGCTAGCAAAGCATCTAATgccggtggcggcggcggccgtgGAGTGCGAACGCTAACTAGCAGTGAGAGTCAGGGCCTGAGGAAAGTCGTCCCCATCGGCAAGCTGACGAGGACAGGAAGTAGTAAGAGAGCGCAGACGCACGACGGCGCCGAATTGTCACGCCGGCCTCTCCGGGATCAGAGCACCCCGGCGAGAGGAAGGATGGAGAAAACGGCGAGACCACTGCGACACTCCAGCGTGCCTCCCGACGAGTCCAAAGGTCAGCGGGGAAGCAACCTCACAACCTCAAGATGGGGGCGGGATTCAACCCCGAGAAAGGCTTCCATCCACAAGCCGAGCGCCAAACCCCTGAGGAACATTCCCAAGCCGGCGCCGGAGGAAAAGATGTGCCGCTCCACCATGAGAGCCCTGGCGCTATCTCAAGGTCAGGCCCGCCCGACGGCGTCCTCCGAGAACAGCAGCTCCAACGCCCTCAGCACAAAAAACACCTCCGACGTCCCCGGCTTTGCCCGCAACACCGTCGCGTCTTGCTCCCGCAACAAAAAAGAAGCGGGCGCCCTTTCCGTCCCCTCCACCCCATCGCGCAGCCCCTCGCTTCGGGGTCGCCAAACCCCGGCGAAACAGAACAAGCCGTCGCCCGCCGTTCAGAGTAGCGAGGAGCGGCATCAGGGGACAAACTTGCGAAGGGTGCAAAGCGTGAAAGCGACCAGTCGTAGCTCGTATCGCAGCGAGACCCCCCCGCCGCCTCCGGCAAAACAAGACTTCCAGAAGAGTAACAGCTTTTCTGAAAAGTCTGCACAGTCCAGGGACTCGGTGACGCCCGGCAGGAACGCCAAACCCAGCTGGAAATGA